In a genomic window of Sarcophilus harrisii chromosome 4, mSarHar1.11, whole genome shotgun sequence:
- the GJB7 gene encoding gap junction beta-7 protein, producing the protein MSWMFLGDFLSGVNKYSTGIGRIWLTVVFIFRLLVYMVAAEHVWKDEEKEFQCNIRQPGCENVCFDYFFPISQVRLWALQLIMVSTPSLLVALHVAYRKAREKRHQKKFYISPDSMDGGLWCTYVISLVFKTGFEIGFLVLFYKLYNGFRIPHLVKCDVRPCPNIVDCFISKPTEKKIFLYFLLVTSCLCIVLNIVELGYLVFKSFVKCYLQRYAQNFKSSDCKCHNFDYVTCNEIDVPNLLQKHNSHCSRSIPQKLERSSLQEK; encoded by the coding sequence ATGAGTTGGATGTTCCTCGGAGACTTCCTAAGTGGAGTAAATAAATATTCAACTGGAATTGGTCGAATCTGGCTAACTGTTGTATTCATATTTCGCTTGCTGGTCTACATGGTAGCTGCAGAACATGTTTggaaagatgaagagaaggagTTTCAATGCAACATTAGGCAGCCTGGTTGTGAAAATGTCTGTTTTGACTACTTCTTCCCTATCTCCCAGGTTAGACTTTGGGCACTGCAGCTGATCATGGTCTCTACTCCTTCTCTTCTTGTTGCTTTGCATGTGGCCTACCGTAAGGCCCGAGAAAAAAggcaccaaaaaaaattttatattagtcCAGATAGTATGGATGGGGGCCTGTGGTGCACTTATGTCATCAGTCTTGTTTTcaaaactggatttgaaattggctttttggttttgttttacaaGTTGTATAATGGATTTAGAATACCTCATCTTGTGAAATGTGATGTAAGGCCTTGCCCCAATATTGTGGACTGCTTCATCTCCAAGCCCACTGAGAAGaaaatcttcctttatttcttgctAGTCACATCATGTCTATGCATTGTGTTGAATATTGTTGAACTAGGCTATTTAGTATTTAAGAGTTTTGTGAAATGCTATCTTCAACGATATgctcaaaattttaaatcctCAGATTGTAAATGTCATAACTTTGACTATGTCACATGCAATGAGATTGATGTCCCTAATCTGCTCCAGAAACACAATTCTCACTGTTCCAGAAGCATTCCTCAAAAACTTGAAAGAAGTAGTTTgcaagagaagtaa